The Aedes albopictus strain Foshan chromosome 1, AalbF5, whole genome shotgun sequence genomic interval AAGGTTCTTTCTGTATTCAGCGGACGACTCAGGAAGAATCCAGTCTGGTTGTAGTTCATCATTCAAAGATTTGATCGCAGCTTGTAGAGAGTCGTTACTGAATAATGTTTTGCCAGTCAGGAAGCGTTCAGTTTGTTCAGCACGAGTAAACGACGCACTAATGTTTCCGAAACAGATCATCGCTTCGTTGATCATTGTTCTAGATGCgtcaaattttatcaagaatGCCGCGTTCATGTAAGCAAACGCATTCTGTGCGCGAGGCATGATCTTGAAGGTTTTCAACACGTACACTCTTGGATCCAAGGCTGGCAAACTGATAGACCGTATCACTTTCTTCTGTGCACTGGACGATATATAATCTACGATACTTTCCACAGTTTGCTGGTTGGACTGGGCATTCACTGTAGTAAGCTTCGCACCGACAACTTCCAACAGCAAGCTGATATCAGATGGGAACACACGATGCTGATTTTTCAAGCTTAGATTCCCTGCTATACTTCCAACGTTTCGAACTAAGGGATGTGCTACCAATTCCAAGTGTTTGATCAATTCTTTGCAATAGTAGAACTGTTGATTACTAGCAGAAGCATCTTCTAAAACCTTCATAAATTTCGTAAGCGTGATGTTTGCTCCTACTGATATGGTGTCGGATATTGAAACCTCGTGCAGTTCCACAACCGAATTGCAATCGATGAACACTTGTATATTGTCGTTTCTTCTGTAGACACCATTAGCTGTGTTTCCGCATACGAGCATATAAGGTCGATCTCCGATTTGCTTCAGAATATTCAGCACTTCTTGCAACGAATACACCTTATGCCACTCTCTTCCATCTCCGAACAATATTCTGATCGGTTTCTTCTCATCTCGTAATTTACACTTTGCATTGCAAGCACTGCCCCTACCCGGGCATATCTTCACAAAATCTTCAATATCTTCACACAATTCTTCGGAAGTCGCTGCAAATGACCTGAACGCTTCCAGTATCGGTCTGTACCCAGTGCACCGGCAAAGATTCCCACCAAACGCATTCTCCACCTCTTCAGCACTCACTTTCCCTTGCTTCGATTTCATTAGCCCATACATCGTCATAACCATCCCTGGAGAACACATTCCACACTGCGATCCGTTAAACTCAGCCAGCTGTTTCTGAAGCGGGTGGTATCCATCCTTTCGGTTTCCAATATCCTCGATCGTTGTAATTTCCAACCCATGGCAAGCGAACACCAGCAGTAGACAGGAATTCACCGAAATAGAATCCTTTTCCCCGGACACTGGATCCTGCCGTTCGACGTACACCGTACAAGCGCCACAACCACCCTCCAGGCACATAAACTTAGTTCCGCGTAGTAAGGCGTGGTCTCTTATGAACGTGTTCAGCGTCGTGTCAGCAGGGCACGTCCGAGACCCGATGGTGTACTGTTTGCCATTTAATGTGAATGAAACTTTGTCCAACGGTTCAGCGCAAATGGTTTCACCCCACAAATAGTAATTCAGAGTGGACAGCATTGCGTCAAATAGTCGTTGTTTTTGCTCTATTTCTAGTTTTTATACTACCTCATAAGGCATgcataaaaacaaacaaatttacaAACTATTTTGGGTTGGTCACTTGATAAAACAATGAATGAAACACCATGCTTAGACTATGAAATGCTCTATAGCAATTTGTTTCTGCTAACCCAACCCAATCCAACCCAAATAAAATGATATAATAGTATAACACATTTTcttcgggcacatcaggaacgacgccAGTAAGTTCTTGATTAAGGTATACTGGTCAGTGCTTTGAAATTGATAACTGAAGAGGTACACGCTTAGGTATTTATGCACAGGGgagctggtagcgacggcattctatcctcttagtagggtcGGGTGTCAGTACTGACTTGAAACGGCAGATAGGCTAATGTCGGCGCCGCCTTCCATCCCATAAAACCGTAGCGaggccttaaagtacgttcccgACCTGTATCCAGATTAGACAAATAATTGGGTGGACAATGGTTCAGATGAACAGTGTTGATTAGCGCTGATTTGGCTCTAAGCTCAGTCCCCATAAAGGGCCAACCCTCGGgtagcctccctgcttgcatagataaccattaGGATTATTGGCGACTACTTTATCAACAGATCAGGGTAGCTTGATTTTCGTTACGACTGTTGGTGTTTGAACCGGCAGAGGGGGtgttttcggccttggcagtctctaaacgtttgcaaaaacgattattgcattttaacccgacggtttcggttatttatttaaccttgaaaaaggttaaataaataaccgaaaccgtcgggttaaaatgcaataatcgtttttgcaaacgtttagagactgccaaggccgaaaacaCCCCCTCTGCCGATCAGGGTAGCGGCTTTAAGCAGGACCCAACAGGCATGAACTCTGACTCTAACGAAAAGGGAAGCGAAATCGGTAAGGAAGAGGGAGACACGGTCAACCCGTTCGCGAGAGTCAGCACGACAAGAAGCAGCACGAGGCGGTACAGCGCCGGCTAAGGATGCCCAGACGCCGCAAAGCCTTCAAACAGGGTTTGCTGAAGCTCCGCAACTCGGTGGCCCTGACCAAGAAGAAGTATGACCTTCTGGCCGAGAAACAGAGCGCGGTTAATACGCGCAAAGAAGAGTGGTCCACTCCAACGGacatttcgtggagcaaaggtcgagtatacaggagatatgcggtagagatcactccggacaacattgtgaaaaggatgtgtacgggggcggacaagtgggattctgttatttccacggtctcccgaatcgtacttgaactacagataaAATGGCAGGCTGACCAACAGCAAGCTCAGTTGTCCCCGTCTCCATCTGGGAGCTTGAGTCCAAAAGGGTCGTCTATAGTATTTACTAGCCAGGACTCAACcttccaggggagagaggacaacttaaggcggtagctgatggaacacatacaaaggagagtactcatgtacggtaCCTCGTATTCAAAATCATCTCTAACAGGCGTACCGTGAAGGTAAGGAAGAGGTTACAATGAGTCGACACCCACATAAGCCGAGGACCTACTTATTGGGTATCTGattagcagattttctcattctattaacaaaaaaaaaaactatcaagccAACAATGTCTCGTGATGATCACTCTGAGCCCAACGACGAAAAAGAACAACCGACACTGCTAATCGGTGTTGAACCTAATCGTGTGCTATTTGTACGGGTGGTTGCGTCGACATTTCGCTCGCTGCTGACAACGACTCATGGCTACTGGCTACTCGCCtatgttttcagaaaaaaaaagtcgATAACAGTTTAAAGAACTACACAGTTTTTGTTCAGAATCAATCAATTAAATATTGCTCAGTTTTATTTCCAGATTTCAAGAAGATTTTCTCCGGCGTGGAAGCTGTGCCTAGCGGTATCCACTCATCCGGTAATCCAGCATCTATGTTGGCAGATCGCAAAGCGTTTCGCAGAGCAAACAAAACCACAACCGATAAGTTCAGCGGTGGTTCACTGGTTGATTTTGATCTCAGCACACCACACGGATTACTGCTTCCTTTTAAAAAGTTTATTCGGAAATCAACCGGAATATCTTTCGCTCCAAGAATTTTGTAGTTCACTGTACGATCCGTCAGCAACTTACCATTTCTCGCATCATAAATCAACTCTTCGGCCAAGTGGTATCCCAAGCCCATGGTGATGGCTCCCTCGATTTGCCCAATGTCGATACCGGGACTCATGCTCTCTCCAGTGTCCTCCTGTACATCTATCTGACGAATGAGAATATTCCCGGTCAGAATGTCAACTTCTATCTCCGCACTACACAAACTCCATATGAAGTACGGTAGAACATCCGTCGCCTTGAACATGAAGTTGGCACTCAAATCCACACTAGCAACGTAGCAAATCTGTACCAATTGAAACCACGGAGCATCCGGATACTTCTGGCGTTGTGGTTTCATCCTTTCCAGCAATATTTTGCAAGCCTCACTGGCAGCGTAGCACACGGATTCACTGGTTATGCTAGCTACTGATGGATCAGAATTCGCCGCAGTCCAGGTGTTGGAAGGCTTCACACTCACCATGTCCAACGGAATTCCCAAAGTGAAGGCGATCACCTGAGTAACTTTAGTGTTGATACCCTGACCCATTTCTATTCCACCATGAGTCACCACCACCGATCCGTCTCCTATGTTGATGGAAACCATTGCATAATATATCCCATGGAAATCCGTTTGGAACTTCATCGGTATCCAGGCAATGCCTCGTTTCTTCCAACGATTGTTTTCGTTGAACGATTGGATAGAAATACGccgagaactgaactcgattcgaTTCAAAAACTCCGGTATGAGCGTACGCATTTTGCTATCTTTTGGCATGTTGGCAAGGCGGACTTCCAGTGGATCCTTCCTCGTGGCATGAGCAATGTGCTCCATAATTGTTTCAACAGTGGCTATGGCTTCAGTTGAGGCTGGAGCACGACACCAAGTTTTCTTAGGAGTATCAGTTTGTACCATTTTTCCAATAACTTTCCAAGTTTTGTTTTCGTAACAGTTAGGAAAGATTAATATAAACGATTTCCCAATTGGTTCGTTAAATGACGATCCATAGTTATGTGCAAAGTAGTTTGTCAGTTTGAGAACTCTTCCGTTATCATCAACGTGGACGTCGTAGTCACTGATACAATCCAAACGTTTCCCAATTAGCTGCATATCTGCTTCCATAGTCAGATAGAAGCGGACCGGTCGGTTGGTCAGATGAGCAGCCAGCGCTGCGCCACATGCCGTCAATCCCTGTCGAGAGACTTTACTTCCGAAAGCTCCTCCCAACCGCCTGATGAATATATTTATTCGACTTTGAGGAAGATTGAGTACTTGGGCTATTGCTAGTTGGGTTACACCCATCCATTGAGCCGACGGATAGACATCCATGCCGCTTTCTTGAGGCACACAAATGCACGTTTGCTTTTCAAGTGGGAAATGGGACTGGCCTAAAAGTTCCATACGCCCTATGACCTTGACAGCGTCATCTACATCGGAAGCACTGTATTCTTCACCAACCATTTCAAATGTCTCCTGACTGGGCACACCGTCATCTGTCTTCAGTCGAAGACGTACATCCTCCCGTCTTTTCTCGTACGTGACTTCGACTAAATTGGCAGCTCTGTTGGCAATCATGTGACTTTCAGCAACAATAATAGCAATCGGTTGCCCGTAATATAAAACTCGTCCACTGCAGAGTACCTCCTcaacttctggaaatcccaacgATTGCGGTGTGAAGGAATTAGCTCCGGGTATATCCTTGGCCGTAAAACATCCAACAACTCCTTTCATCTTGAGCGCCTGCGTCGGATCAATCTGCGCTACATTTGAGAGAGGGACAGTAGCAACAACAAATGCCGCAAACAGTTCATTTGGAAACGGATGAATGTCGTTGATGTACTCGGCCTCTCCGGCGCATTGCGCCAGGCCTTCCACTTTGGGAATGTATTTTGTAAGTGGCCAATACTTATTATATGTATCATAGGATTGGTGACCGGACGATAATGGCCGATCCAAAACAGTGGCACCCGATCTGTATAGGGATTTGACTGAATCCATCGGAGCAATGGTCAATACAAATTTGTAGAATAAGGCAATTGCTAGATTCTTTCTGTATTCAGCGGACGACTCAGGAAGAATCCAGTCTGGTTTTAGTTCATCATTCAAAGGTTTGATCGCAGCTTGTAGAGAGTTGTTACTGAATAATGTTTTGCCAGTCAGGAAGCGTTCAGTTTGTTCAGCACGAGTAAACGACGCACTAATGTTTCCAAAACAGATCCTCGTTTCGTTGATAATTGTTCTTGATGTGTCAAACTTCACCAAAAATGCCGCGTTCATATAAGCTAACGCATTCTGAGCACGAGCCATGATCTTGAAGGTTCTCAACACGTACACTTTTGGATCCAAGGGTGGTAAACTGATTGACCGTATCACTTTCTTCTGTGCACTGGAAAATATATATTGTACAACACTCTCCTCAGTTTTCTGGTTGGACTGGGCATTCACTGTAGTAAGTTTCGCACCGACAGCTTCCAACAGCAAGCTGATATCAGATGGGAACTCACGATGCTGATTTTTCAAGCTTAGATTCCCTGCTATACTCCCAACATTTCGAACTAAGGGATGTGCTACCAATTCCAAGTGTTTGATCAATTCTTTGCAATAGTAAAACTGTTGATTGCTATTAGAAGCATCTGCTAAAACCTTCATAAATTTCGTTAACGTGATGTTTGCTCCTACTAAGATGGTGTCATCGGATATTGAAATCTCGTGAAGTTCCAAAACTGAATTACAATCGATAAACACTTGTATATTGTCGTTTCTTCTGTAGACACCATTAGCTGTATTTCCGCATACGAGAATATAAGGTCGATCTCCGATTTGATTCAGAATATTCAGCACTTCTTGCAAGGAATACACTTTATGCCACTCTCTTCCATCTCCAAACAGTATTCTAATCGGGTTCTTCTCGTCTCGTGATTTACACTTTGCAATGCAAGCACCGCCCCTACTCGGGCATATCTTCACAAAATCTTCGATATCTTCACACAACTCTTCAGAAGTCGCTGCAAATGACTTGAACGCTTCCAGTATCGGTCTGTACCCAGTGCACCGACAAAGATTCCCACCGAACGCATTTTCCACCTCTTCGGCACTCAC includes:
- the LOC109421858 gene encoding uncharacterized protein LOC109421858 is translated as MCLEGGCGACTVYVERQDPVSGEKDSISVNSCLLLVFACHGLEITTIEGIGNRKDGYHPLQKQLAEFNGSQCGMCSPGMVMTMYGLMKSKQGKVSAEEVENAFGGNLCRCTGYRPILEAFKSFAATSEELCEDIEDFVKICPSRGGACIAKCKSRDEKNPIRILFGDGREWHKVYSLQEVLNILNQIGDRPYILVCGNTANGVYRRNDNIQVFIDCNSVLELHEISISDDTILVGANITLTKFMKVLADASNSNQQFYYCKELIKHLELVAHPLVRNVGSIAGNLSLKNQHREFPSDISLLLEAVGAKLTTVNAQSNQKTEESVVQYIFSSAQKKVIRSISLPPLDPKVYVLRTFKIMARAQNALAYMNAAFLVKFDTSRTIINETRICFGNISASFTRAEQTERFLTGKTLFSNNSLQAAIKPLNDELKPDWILPESSAEYRKNLAIALFYKFVLTIAPMDSVKSLYRSGATVLDRPLSSGHQSYDTYNKYWPLTKYIPKVEGLAQCAGEAEYINDIHPFPNELFAAFVVATVPLSNVAQIDPTQALKMKGVVGCFTAKDIPGANSFTPQSLGFPEVEEVLCSGRVLYYGQPIAIIVAESHMIANRAANLVEVTYEKRREDVRLRLKTDDGVPSQETFEMVGEEYSASDVDDAVKVIGRMELLGQSHFPLEKQTCICVPQESGMDVYPSAQWMGVTQLAIAQVLNLPQSRINIFIRRLGGAFGSKVSRQGLTACGAALAAHLTNRPVRFYLTMEADMQLIGKRLDCISDYDVHVDDNGRVLKLTNYFAHNYGSSFNEPIGKSFILIFPNCYENKTWKVIGKMVQTDTPKKTWCRAPASTEAIATVETIMEHIAHATRKDPLEVRLANMPKDSKMRTLIPEFLNRIEFSSRRISIQSFNENNRWKKRGIAWIPMKFQTDFHGIYYAMVSINIGDGSVVVTHGGIEMGQGINTKVTQVIAFTLGIPLDMVSVKPSNTWTAANSDPSVASITSESVCYAASEACKILLERMKPQRQKYPDAPWFQLVQICYVASVDLSANFMFKATDVLPYFIWSLCSAEIEVDILTGNILIRQIDVQEDTGESMSPGIDIGQIEGAITMGLGYHLAEELIYDARNGKLLTDRTVNYKILGAKDIPVDFRINFLKGSSNPCGVLRSKSTSEPPLNLSVVVLFALRNALRSANIDAGLPDEWIPLGTASTPEKIFLKSGNKTEQYLID